In one window of Candidatus Zixiibacteriota bacterium DNA:
- a CDS encoding response regulator — MNPESQKTKVLIVDDNPDVLQMLRELLDKHYHVIEATSGRKSIELVKKHPDISAIIMDIRMPEMDGLTASRAIRQSHSEIPIIILTGYAGEYHEEEIDENEEPFDYILKGDSIPRLMRSIRNAVEHTQLHRDNKSLNLHAEKKFGMVGHSRVMTDLYKLIQKASKSDKNVIILGETGTGKELVARAIHENSERAKNEYGVINCNHRPPDLVEPDLFGLEDGAFTDAVKRIGLFEKANRGTIFLDDICDMNINTQGKLLRVLQEGTFCRLGSTETRMTDVRVLCASNRSLDQMMLEKTFRQDLYFRLKGITILVPPLRKRPEDIPHLVRYFSEIHCRKHRKPFKIFDDPAIDAMIDFDWPGNVRQLRNAVESLIDLTESDIIMADDVIDEIQHTPDISYDESSSLNEMIDDFTRRTILKALKRTKGNRRKAAEMLQTDPSNMAKLMKRLGML, encoded by the coding sequence ATGAATCCTGAATCACAAAAAACGAAGGTTTTGATTGTCGATGACAATCCCGATGTCCTGCAGATGCTCAGGGAACTGCTGGATAAGCACTACCATGTTATCGAGGCGACTTCCGGCCGGAAATCAATTGAACTGGTCAAAAAGCATCCTGATATTTCCGCTATCATCATGGATATTCGGATGCCGGAGATGGACGGCCTGACTGCCTCGCGGGCAATTCGCCAGAGCCATTCCGAAATACCGATTATCATCCTGACCGGTTATGCCGGTGAGTATCACGAGGAAGAAATCGACGAAAATGAAGAGCCTTTTGACTACATCCTCAAGGGCGATTCAATTCCGCGCCTGATGCGTTCGATACGCAACGCTGTCGAACATACTCAACTCCATCGCGACAATAAGAGCCTCAATCTGCACGCCGAGAAGAAATTCGGCATGGTGGGTCATTCCAGGGTCATGACCGATTTATACAAGCTCATCCAGAAAGCTTCCAAAAGCGATAAAAACGTCATTATACTGGGCGAAACCGGTACCGGAAAAGAGCTGGTGGCGAGGGCGATCCATGAGAACAGCGAGCGAGCGAAAAACGAATACGGAGTAATTAACTGTAACCACCGCCCTCCGGATCTGGTCGAACCGGACCTGTTCGGGCTCGAGGATGGAGCATTTACAGACGCTGTCAAGCGTATCGGGCTGTTCGAAAAAGCTAACCGTGGTACGATTTTCCTGGATGATATCTGTGATATGAATATCAATACCCAGGGCAAGCTCCTGCGTGTCTTGCAGGAAGGTACTTTCTGCCGTTTGGGTAGCACTGAGACTCGTATGACTGATGTCAGGGTGTTGTGCGCCTCCAACCGCAGTCTTGACCAGATGATGCTGGAGAAAACATTCCGTCAGGATCTGTATTTCAGGCTCAAGGGGATCACTATCCTGGTACCGCCTTTGCGCAAACGTCCCGAAGACATCCCGCACCTGGTGCGCTATTTCAGTGAAATCCACTGCCGCAAACATCGCAAACCGTTCAAGATTTTTGATGACCCCGCAATTGACGCCATGATCGATTTTGACTGGCCCGGCAATGTTCGCCAGCTTCGCAACGCGGTGGAATCATTGATCGACCTGACTGAATCCGATATTATCATGGCCGATGATGTCATCGATGAAATTCAGCATACGCCGGATATTAGTTATGATGAATCCAGTAGCCTGAATGAGATGATAGACGACTTTACCCGTCGCACGATCCTTAAAGCCCTCAAACGCACCAAAGGTAATCGCAGAAAAGCCGCTGAAATGCTTCAAACCGATCCATCTAACATGGCCAAGCTCATGAAACGCCTGGGCATGCTTTAG
- a CDS encoding PAS domain S-box protein, whose protein sequence is MTSIKIAMGNLVIGRGISCLLLIMFFLVSPDLVAVDQITVDFARPTRFLPYDILQLGHFDFEDDRHGVGVPLMVCSDSLAPFGPKYFVHAYNPPMGSSDYSSLTYNQMNFIEISDHDPIALLLSSVMPYSDTRQNRLGILAGGYRNDSAFVARTIPGSDYFDWLYLASGTDQNGDSVWRGGVNLMKVYDYDFDGVEEAFAYVSPGRDLSPRVLFCINPEKLEIEWSLPVASIINELYPTGDSIDPGVMIRTYNVKNRVTDSIFSDLYCYIARINQRGEVVYQKIMAEEHGGVSLAKVPGKDIFFVTHSLDFLEPDDTLEFPERSYSITRFDSDGVRVRTVFPGERINHVYLADYDDDGKLDLYTLSSKKIVRIYDQDLNLVAVTEPTDFVRIVDYIAFRSHEKNTLLIENARGTGLYTTELKQVAHFDDRIDHFFPLESSEDGHLTKAMVNAHNNFYMLGFKRKETIDYARLLFWEYQNHITVGLFILAAALLVTNIMRVKTVHRLKESERKFERLFRANPAAAVYHDKNLKILDVNPKFEKLFGYTRQEIVGKKINETLFPESDEKNPVNHIPHRLSEGTVEKLRKRKNGRLIHVAISSSVIEIAGKVTGYVGLYQDITERKQAEKKLADSEEKYRLLVHNVYAGIALIDYEGVFQFINKRGSLAHNKPPEEIIGKSMWDLFPHEIADFQMENIRRVIDSNEVYTREEKTFIDGQWRWYDINIQPFRETSGTLRAALVITHDTTVRKQAEMVIRESEARFRELAELLPEGVYEINMDGILTYVNQEILNSFGYSNEDIENGISGFDFLAPECRSQAREHLQRILSGEIIKGSDYTGLKKDGTKFPIRIHSSCVYKDDKPVGLRGIVIDMSEITSTMQALRESEERFRVSFDNVATGMAQVDPEGRFLRVNNSLAEMLGYSPDEMTGRSFQSFTHPDDYTIGGCAFKKLLSGEIQTAKVEKRYLHKSGRTVHVIVNSTRINDTDGKLLYMISQIQDITQRRLAEEALRKSEMGYRSLFEDSPIILCEEDLSKVMKCVRSKLPNNVENYQEYLLDHSEDLLECISELRIVNINRAGLSSYSAKDIDNLRDFFTSELTEDNVRAFAGMIATFLSGGTTYETEFLSRTIRGDDLFVHLKASVAPGHEQTFSKVILSGMDFTEKRRTELALAESRQRLKAILNSIDDLIFVLDRRGRFKFFEQVANKNDLYQLPQEFIGRNIADVMPSQIAAKYLQCMQEISTSGGTRQFDYPLRLNGCERWYSVKLSPLRDHADRFSGITAVAREITDKITANRELQKERDLIKSILDTANSLIVCLDENARITVFNDECERITGYQREEVLGKCWPELFLPEHIKHEGLKRFARWVKDHPEDKYEGPLITRSGETRIILWSNSAIIPKDSEKITAIAIGQDITDRKKAESALRDSEQKARAQYLSIPVPTYTWKKVADDFILTDFNHAATEITRGKIKDVVGIKLSELYKDNPDIIRDMHKCFDKKTSLQREMEYTFQTVGKIRQLLASYAYVPQDQVLVHTQDITERKQAEEDKIRQARYIAGGFAHEIRNSLFPAKGALNIIRKPEESEQESTERFEKYRRIADRAVSRAIDTTRLISEFTRMDREHIPEKVSLKKVVEDVLHSNILKLEKRNIEINYNDLPDEWVVSNRRQLYMVFNNLLINSIDALTETADPRIFVTWGRRDDFVEVSFKDNGPGIPKDILNQVFDAFFSTKQDRGTGLGLAITKKIVEMYGGQIKLHSHDGEGAKFTIRFKIA, encoded by the coding sequence ATGACATCTATTAAAATCGCTATGGGGAATTTAGTAATCGGACGGGGCATTTCGTGTCTGCTTTTGATCATGTTTTTTCTTGTCTCTCCGGATCTGGTGGCGGTTGACCAGATAACTGTCGATTTTGCCAGGCCAACTCGCTTTCTGCCCTACGACATCCTGCAACTGGGGCACTTTGACTTCGAAGATGACCGCCACGGGGTCGGAGTACCGCTGATGGTCTGTTCCGATTCTCTGGCCCCCTTCGGGCCAAAGTATTTTGTGCACGCTTATAATCCTCCCATGGGGAGCTCTGATTACTCATCATTGACTTATAACCAGATGAATTTCATCGAGATTTCGGATCATGACCCGATCGCTTTGCTCCTCAGCAGTGTTATGCCTTATTCTGACACCCGGCAAAATCGCCTTGGAATCCTGGCGGGAGGTTACCGTAACGATTCCGCGTTTGTTGCCCGTACGATTCCCGGAAGCGATTATTTCGACTGGCTCTACCTGGCCAGCGGTACCGACCAAAACGGCGACAGTGTCTGGAGAGGCGGGGTCAATCTGATGAAAGTTTATGATTACGATTTCGACGGTGTCGAGGAAGCTTTTGCCTACGTCAGCCCGGGACGAGACCTCAGTCCGCGCGTGCTCTTCTGCATCAATCCGGAAAAGCTCGAAATAGAATGGTCCCTGCCGGTCGCCTCGATAATCAATGAGCTTTATCCAACCGGTGACAGCATTGATCCAGGCGTCATGATCAGGACCTACAACGTTAAAAACCGTGTAACCGATTCGATCTTCAGCGACCTGTACTGCTACATCGCCAGGATAAACCAGCGAGGCGAAGTCGTCTACCAGAAAATTATGGCGGAAGAACACGGCGGTGTCAGCCTGGCAAAAGTACCCGGCAAAGATATTTTCTTCGTTACACATTCGCTCGACTTCCTTGAGCCGGACGACACACTGGAGTTTCCGGAGCGGAGTTATTCGATCACCCGTTTCGATTCGGATGGAGTGAGAGTCAGGACCGTTTTTCCTGGTGAGAGGATAAATCACGTATACCTTGCGGACTACGATGATGATGGCAAGCTCGATTTGTACACGCTCTCATCGAAAAAGATCGTGCGTATCTATGACCAGGACTTGAACCTTGTGGCGGTCACCGAACCGACAGACTTTGTGAGAATAGTCGATTACATTGCATTTCGCAGTCACGAGAAAAACACGCTTCTAATCGAAAACGCCCGTGGCACCGGCTTGTACACGACCGAGTTGAAACAGGTAGCTCATTTCGACGATCGCATCGATCATTTCTTCCCGCTCGAGTCATCAGAAGACGGCCATTTAACAAAAGCAATGGTCAACGCGCACAACAATTTTTACATGCTGGGATTCAAACGCAAAGAAACAATCGACTATGCCCGCCTTTTGTTCTGGGAATACCAGAATCACATTACCGTCGGCCTGTTTATTCTGGCCGCCGCCCTCCTGGTAACGAACATCATGCGAGTGAAAACCGTACACAGATTGAAAGAGAGTGAGAGAAAATTCGAGCGTCTGTTTAGGGCTAATCCGGCGGCCGCGGTCTATCACGATAAGAATTTGAAAATCCTCGATGTCAATCCGAAATTCGAAAAGCTGTTTGGCTATACCAGACAGGAAATCGTCGGAAAGAAAATCAACGAAACCCTCTTCCCTGAAAGTGACGAGAAAAATCCTGTAAATCATATCCCTCACCGTCTCAGCGAGGGAACAGTCGAGAAGCTCAGGAAACGCAAAAATGGGCGCTTGATTCATGTCGCCATTTCTTCCTCGGTGATAGAAATTGCGGGCAAAGTAACCGGTTATGTCGGCCTTTACCAGGATATCACCGAACGAAAACAAGCAGAAAAGAAGCTGGCCGACAGCGAGGAGAAGTACCGCCTGCTGGTTCACAATGTCTATGCCGGCATCGCTTTGATCGACTACGAGGGTGTATTCCAGTTCATCAATAAGCGGGGTTCATTGGCGCACAATAAGCCGCCGGAAGAAATCATCGGAAAATCAATGTGGGATCTCTTCCCGCATGAAATAGCCGATTTCCAGATGGAGAATATCCGCAGGGTCATAGATAGCAACGAAGTCTACACACGCGAGGAAAAGACTTTTATCGACGGCCAGTGGCGCTGGTATGACATCAATATCCAGCCTTTCCGGGAGACCTCCGGAACTTTGCGGGCGGCGCTGGTGATCACCCATGACACCACCGTCCGCAAACAGGCGGAGATGGTTATCCGGGAAAGCGAGGCACGCTTCAGGGAGCTGGCGGAACTTCTCCCGGAAGGTGTTTACGAGATCAACATGGATGGAATCCTGACTTACGTCAACCAGGAAATTTTAAACAGCTTCGGCTACAGCAATGAGGATATAGAAAACGGTATCAGCGGGTTTGATTTTCTCGCCCCGGAATGCCGTTCACAGGCACGAGAGCACCTGCAGAGAATTCTGTCCGGTGAAATAATAAAGGGCTCAGATTATACCGGCCTCAAAAAAGACGGTACGAAGTTCCCTATCAGGATCCATTCAAGCTGTGTTTATAAAGACGACAAGCCCGTGGGACTGCGCGGCATCGTGATCGATATGTCGGAAATCACCTCCACTATGCAGGCATTGCGAGAAAGCGAGGAACGCTTCCGTGTATCCTTCGATAACGTCGCTACCGGTATGGCCCAGGTCGACCCGGAAGGTCGTTTTCTGCGCGTAAACAATTCCCTGGCGGAGATGCTGGGCTATTCTCCGGATGAAATGACCGGCAGGTCGTTTCAATCATTCACTCATCCCGATGACTACACGATCGGCGGTTGCGCATTCAAGAAACTGTTGTCCGGTGAAATACAAACTGCAAAAGTCGAGAAGCGCTACCTGCATAAATCCGGCCGAACTGTCCATGTCATTGTCAATTCCACCCGCATCAACGATACAGATGGAAAACTGCTGTATATGATCTCGCAGATACAGGATATCACCCAGCGTCGTCTGGCCGAGGAAGCATTGCGTAAAAGTGAGATGGGCTACCGTTCTCTGTTTGAAGATTCTCCCATTATCCTATGCGAGGAGGATTTGAGCAAGGTCATGAAATGTGTCAGGTCAAAATTACCGAACAATGTCGAAAACTATCAGGAATACCTGTTAGATCATAGTGAAGATTTGCTCGAATGCATCTCCGAATTACGCATAGTCAACATAAACCGGGCGGGACTTTCATCATACAGTGCGAAAGATATCGATAATTTGCGGGATTTCTTTACTTCTGAACTGACCGAGGACAACGTCCGCGCTTTCGCCGGTATGATCGCCACGTTCCTGAGCGGTGGAACAACTTATGAGACAGAGTTTCTGAGCAGGACCATCAGGGGAGACGACCTCTTCGTCCATCTCAAAGCTTCGGTAGCGCCGGGACATGAACAGACGTTTTCAAAGGTAATTCTATCCGGTATGGATTTCACTGAAAAACGCCGCACCGAGCTGGCTTTGGCCGAAAGCCGCCAGAGACTGAAGGCAATTTTGAATTCAATCGATGACCTGATTTTTGTACTCGACCGCCGAGGGCGATTCAAATTCTTTGAACAGGTTGCCAATAAAAATGATCTCTACCAGCTTCCCCAGGAATTCATCGGTAGAAACATTGCCGATGTAATGCCTTCGCAGATTGCCGCCAAATACCTGCAATGCATGCAGGAGATCTCAACTTCGGGCGGAACCCGTCAATTCGATTACCCGCTCCGGTTGAATGGATGCGAGCGCTGGTATTCGGTCAAGCTCTCTCCCCTTCGTGATCATGCCGACCGTTTCAGCGGAATCACGGCGGTGGCACGCGAGATCACCGACAAGATCACAGCCAACCGCGAACTGCAGAAGGAACGCGACCTGATCAAGTCGATCCTGGATACCGCCAACAGCCTGATCGTCTGTCTTGACGAGAATGCCCGGATCACGGTTTTCAACGATGAATGCGAGCGGATCACAGGCTACCAGCGCGAGGAGGTTCTCGGAAAATGCTGGCCGGAGCTGTTCTTGCCGGAGCATATCAAACATGAGGGCTTAAAACGTTTCGCCCGCTGGGTCAAGGATCATCCGGAGGACAAATATGAGGGACCCCTCATCACCAGGAGCGGAGAAACCCGGATTATACTATGGTCTAACAGCGCGATCATCCCCAAAGACAGCGAGAAGATAACCGCTATCGCCATCGGCCAGGATATAACCGACCGTAAAAAAGCCGAGAGCGCTCTACGGGACAGTGAGCAGAAGGCCCGCGCCCAGTACTTGAGTATCCCGGTGCCGACTTATACCTGGAAAAAGGTCGCCGATGATTTTATTCTAACGGATTTCAACCATGCCGCCACCGAGATAACCAGGGGCAAAATTAAAGACGTTGTCGGAATAAAGCTGAGTGAATTGTATAAAGATAATCCGGATATTATCAGGGATATGCACAAGTGTTTCGATAAAAAGACCTCGCTACAGAGAGAGATGGAATATACTTTCCAGACGGTAGGTAAAATCCGTCAACTGCTGGCCAGCTATGCCTACGTTCCGCAGGACCAGGTTTTGGTCCACACCCAGGATATTACCGAACGCAAGCAGGCAGAAGAGGATAAAATCCGGCAGGCGCGTTACATTGCCGGTGGCTTCGCGCATGAGATCCGCAACTCGCTTTTCCCCGCCAAAGGCGCCCTAAACATAATCCGCAAGCCGGAAGAATCCGAGCAGGAAAGCACTGAAAGATTCGAGAAATACCGCCGCATAGCCGACCGCGCAGTTTCCCGGGCGATCGACACAACCCGTCTAATCAGCGAATTTACCCGCATGGATCGGGAACATATTCCGGAAAAGGTCAGCCTGAAAAAGGTGGTAGAGGATGTACTCCATTCCAACATCCTGAAGCTGGAGAAACGTAATATTGAGATTAATTATAACGATCTGCCTGATGAGTGGGTAGTTTCAAATCGACGCCAACTTTACATGGTCTTCAATAACCTATTGATAAACAGTATAGATGCCTTGACAGAGACTGCTGATCCGCGTATATTTGTCACGTGGGGTAGAAGGGATGACTTCGTTGAAGTATCATTCAAAGATAACGGACCGGGAATACCGAAAGATATCCTCAACCAGGTCTTTGACGCATTCTTTTCTACCAAACAGGATCGCGGAACCGGTCTTGGTCTGGCTATCACCAAAAAAATCGTGGAAATGTACGGGGGGCAAATAAAGCTGCATAGCCATGACGGCGAGGGAGCAAAATTTACTATCAGATTTAAAATTGCCTGA